A window from Salvia miltiorrhiza cultivar Shanhuang (shh) chromosome 2, IMPLAD_Smil_shh, whole genome shotgun sequence encodes these proteins:
- the LOC131009872 gene encoding uncharacterized protein LOC131009872, with protein MGSCISSESVAGPSANVVAITGELRLFSLPITASQALQSLNLSPNSFFICNSDRLYFDDFIPPLAHDDLLDAAQIYFVLPAARLQYRLAASDMGALAVKASLALDQIGRRKKKARISPTWTAVEDPQSNHTVNYRKSFVSDDGGSSKSSATPRVSRSTSLRKLSRYSSRRAMQAVRSFKIKLSTINEA; from the coding sequence ATGGGTAGTTGCATCTCCTCTGAATCCGTCGCCGGCCCCTCCGCTAACGTGGTCGCCATCACCGGTGAACTGCGCCTCTTCTCTCTTCCCATAACCGCTTCCCAAGCACTCCAATCCCTTAATTTATCCCCAAATTCCTTCTTCATCTGCAACTCCGACCGCCTCTACTTCGACGATTTCATCCCACCCCTCGCCCACGACGACCTACTCGACGCCGCTCAGATTTATTTCGTCCTCCCTGCCGCCAGGCTCCAGTATCGCCTCGCCGCCTCCGACATGGGGGCGTTGGCCGTCAAGGCCAGCCTGGCGCTCGACCAAATCGGGCGCCGGAAGAAGAAAGCTCGGATCTCCCCTACTTGGACGGCGGTGGAGGATCCGCAGTCGAATCACACCGTTAATTACAGAAAGAGTTTCGTGAGCGATGATGGTGGTAGTAGTAAGTCATCGGCGACGCCGCGAGTATCGAGATCGACTTCTTTGAGGAAGCTAAGCAGATACTCTTCCCGGCGAGCTATGCAGGCAGTTAGATCCTTTAAGATTaagctgtccaccataaatgaAGCATAG